In the genome of Populus alba chromosome 11, ASM523922v2, whole genome shotgun sequence, one region contains:
- the LOC118031432 gene encoding B3 domain-containing protein Os07g0563300, giving the protein MSSSSCSSLAATSTTATATNNNNNTSCCSSSSTVLSRKCFNSECTDFKSRKGWRLRSGDFADLCDRCASAHEEGRFCETFHVNASGWRGCESCGKRVHCGCIVSLQAFTLLDAGGIACMACARKSFVLTSNPAWPPLFYHSPFPERLKDLSVKSWSQLAGSGPVPWRQAPSLFNSSATQSELQPRMPYEVDRLNAGERFSALSLEKRKLEDFPERFINGSPRNHLQDIVENGNAGIIDDEQPQMLSSLREDISAQQFGITIPYASPSELKDQIEGSVNPLLPAPLPPFAKRFHGTLHKGVDSSVDGQIRNGRPRIDARGKSQLLPRYWPRFTDEELQQISGNPNSVIKPLFEKMLSASDAGRIGRLVLPKKCAEAYFPPISQPEGLPLRVQDSKGKEWIFQFRFWPNNNSRMYVLEGVTPCIQNMQLQAGDIVTFSRLEPEGKLVMGFRKASSASLSDQDNETSQTGDGVSANGDAELGPSPWSKVDKSGYIAKEVLEAKSSIKKRKSSTLGSKSKRLRIENEDMIELKLTWEEAQGLLRPAPDHVPSIVVIEGFEFEEYEDAPVLGKPTIFAMDNVGHKIQWVQCEDCLKWRKLPLNVLLPSKWTCSGNTWDSERSSCSAAQDLTPEQLENLLPSRNLVTSKRLKAAKKDIDNVEALGGLDTLANLAILGEGETLLASSQATTKHPRHRPGCSCIVCIQPPSGKGPKHKQTCTCNVCQTVKRRFKTLMMKREKKQSEKEAETTRKQQESSAEKLLDDDPSPSSNAGSASGSPNKKKAVSEVSDDDPNRMKSSTSPFKGQIDLNIQPEREDEFSPGSDSGGMMRMLQDASERYLRMQRFLSSDGDSIPASNHSVSSGGADEKAGGGIMLGGSHQDASEDHPSAFSIITSASTPAT; this is encoded by the exons atgtCTTCCTCCTCCTGCTCCTCTCTTGCTGCTACTTCAACTACTGCTACTGCTAcgaataacaacaacaacacttcatgttgctcttcttcttcaacGGTGCTTTCAAGGAAGTGTTTCAATTCCGAGTGTACGGACTTCAAATCTCGAAAAGGATGGAGGCTTCGGTCCGGTGACTTTGCCGACCTCTGCGATCGATGCGC TTCTGCTCATGAGGAGGGGAGGTTCTGTGAGACTTTCCACGTGAATGCCAGTGGCTGGAGGGGTTGTGAGTCTTGTGGGAAG AGGGTTCATTGTGGATGTATTGTGTCACTTCAAGCATTTACATTGTTGGATGCTGGAGGTATTGCTTGCATGGCATGTGCAAGGAAAAGTTTTGTTCTG ACATCAAACCCTGCCTGGCCtcctttattttatcattctccTTTTCCTGAAAGACTCAAAGACCTTTCTGTCAAGAGTTGGAGTCAATTAGCTGGGTCAGGTCCTGTACCATGGCGTCAAGCACCCAGTCTGTTCAATTCTTCTGCTACCCAGTCTGAATTGCAACCGAGGATGCCTTATGAAGTTGACAGGCTCAATGCTGGTGAAAGATTTTCTGCCCTTTCCCTAGAAAAAAGGAAACTTGAGGATTTTCCTGAAAGATTTATCAATGGAAGCCCAAGGAATCACTTACAGGATATAGTTGAGAATGGGAATGCAG GAATCATTGATGATGAGCAACCACAAATGTTGTCATCTTTAAGAGAGGATATATCTGCTCAACAATTTGGTATAACAATACCTTATGCATCTCCAAGCGAGTTAAAAGATCAAATCGAGGGCTCTGTAAATCCTTTACTGCCAGCCCCTCTGCCTCCGTTTGCTAAGCGTTTTCATGGGACTTTACATAAAGGAGTTGACTCATCAGTTGATGGCCAGATACGCAATGGAAGACCTAGAATAGATGCCCGTGGAAAAAGCCAGTTACTTCCTCGGTACTGGCCAAGGTTTACTGATGAAGAGCTACAGCAGATATCTGGAAA CCCTAATTCTGTTATCAAACCTTTGTTTGAGAAGATGCTGAGTGCCAGTGATGCTGGACGAATTGGGCGTCTGGTGCTGCCAAAAAAATGTGCTGAG GCCTATTTCCCACCCATCTCGCAGCCTGAAGGTCTACCTCTCAGGGTCCAAGATTCTAAAGGAAAAGAGTGGATATTTCAATTTCGGTTTTGGCCCAACAACAATAGCAGAATGTATGTTCTGGAGGGAGTTACTCCTTGCATACAAAACATGCAATTGCAAGCAGGCGATATAG TAACGTTTAGTCGATTAGAGCCAGAAGGCAAATTGGTTATGGGATTCAGAAAGGCATCCTCAGCTTCACTATCTGATCAG GACAATGAAACTAGCCAGACTGGCGATGGTGTTTCTGCAAATGGAGAT GCTGAATTGGGTCCTAGTCCTTGGTCTAAAGTTGACAAATCAGGCTACATAGCAAAAGAAGTTCTTGAAGCAAAATCTTCAATCAAAAAGAGGAAGAGCAGCACGTTAGGTTCTAAGAGTAAGCGCTTAAGGATTGAAAATGAAGATATGATAGAACTGAAGCTAACATGGGAAGAAGCACAAGGATTGCTCCGCCCCGCTCCTGACCATGTTCCCAGTATTGTGGTGATTGAAGGATTTGAGTTCGAGGAATATGAG GATGCACCAGTGCTCGGCAAACCTACAATTTTTGCAATGGATAATGTGGG TCACAAGATTCAATGGGTTCAATGTGAAGATTGTCTTAAGTGGCGAAAATTGCCTCTCAATGTTCTTCTTCCCTCCAAATGGACATGTTCTGGTAACACATGGGATTCTGAAAG ATCATCATGTTCGGCGGCTCAAGATTTGACACCAGAGCAGCTTGAAAATCTACTGCCATCCCGTAATTTAG TCACTTCCAAGAGATTGAAGGCTGCCAAGAAGGATATTGATAATGTTGAAGCTTTGGGGGGCCTTGACACTCTCGCTAACCTGGCTATTTTGGGAGAGGGTGAGACTCTTCTGGCTTCATCCCAGGCCACCACGAAGCACCCCCGACACAGACCAGGCTGCTCCTGCATTGTGTGTATTCAGCCCCCAAGTGGGAAGGGTCCCAAACACAAGCAGACATGCACATGTAATGTCTGCCAAACAGTGAAGCGCCGTTTTAAGACCTTAATGATGAAGCGAGAGAAGAAGCAATCAGAGAAAGAAGCAGAAACTACTCGGAAGCAGCAGGAGTCTTCTGCTGAGAAGTTGCTTGATGATGACCCCTCACCATCTAGCAATGCAGGAAGTGCAAGTGGCAGTCCTAACAAGAAAAAAGCAGTCAGTGAAGTTTCTGATGATGATCCTAACAGAATGAAATCCTCGACTTCTCCTTTTAAAGGCCAAATAGACCTGAATATCCAGCCAGAGAGGGAGGATGAGTTTTCACCTGGTTCGGATTCTGGAGGCATGATGAGGATGCTCCAAGATGCCTCTGAGAGATACCTCAGGATGCAAAGATTCTTGAGCTCAGATGGAGATAGTATCCCTGCCAGTAATCACTCGGTGTCAAGTGGGGGGGCAGATGAAAAAGCTGGTGGTGGCATTATGCTTGGTGGCAGCCATCAAGATGCTAGTGAGGATCACCCCTCAGCTTTTTCGATAATCACATCTGCATCCACTCCAGCCACCTGA
- the LOC118031433 gene encoding syntaxin-124: MNDLFSSSFKKYTDLKQQAQMDDMEAGKEGMNLDRFFEDVENIKEDMKTVERLYRSLQEANEESKTVHNAKTMKNLRSRMDMDVEQVLKRVKIIKGKLEALDRSNAAHRNIPGCGPGSSTDRTRTSVVSGLGKKLKDLMDNFQDLRARMAAEYKETVERRYFTITGERASDETIENLISSGESESFMQKAIQEQGRGQILDTISEIQERHDAVKEIEKNLIELHQVFLDMAALVEAQGHQLNDIESHVAHASSFVRRGTEQLQEAREHQKSSRKWTCIAIIAGVVLIVVMLLPFSPHILALL, encoded by the coding sequence ATGAATGATTTGTTCTCGAGTTCGTTCAAGAAGTACACTGACCTCAAGCAGCAGGCTCAAATGGATGACATGGAGGCAGGGAAGGAGGGTATGAATCTGGACAGATTCTTTGAAGATGTCGAAAATATCAAGGAAGATATGAAAACTGTTGAGAGGCTTTACAGGAGTTTACAAGAAGCCAATGAAGAAAGCAAGACTGTTCACAATGCTAAGACCATGAAAAATCTCCGTTCGCGGATGGACATGGACGTTGAACAAGTGCTGAAACGCGTTAAAATCATCAAGGGAAAGCTCGAAGCCTTAGATCGATCCAATGCAGCTCACCGCAATATTCCAGGGTGTGGTCCAGGATCATCTACGGATCGAACCAGGACATCTGTGGTTAGTGGTTTGGGAAAGAAGCTCAAGGATCTCATGGATAATTTTCAGGACTTGAGAGCTAGAATGGCAGCTGAATACAAGGAAACTGTGGAGCGCAGGTATTTCACTATCACAGGAGAAAGAGCAAGTGACGAAACGATTGAGAATTTGATATCCAGTGGTGAAAGTGAAAGTTTCATGCAAAAGGCAATTCAGGAACAAGGAAGAGGCCAGATTCTTGACACGATATCAGAAATCCAAGAGAGACATGATGCTGTGAAGGAGATAGAGAAGAATTTGATTGAGCTTCACCAGGTATTCTTGGATATGGCTGCTCTTGTGGAAGCTCAGGGTCACCAGCTAAATGATATTGAAAGTCATGTTGCTCACGCCAGCTCGTTCGTGCGGCGAGGAACTGAGCAGCTTCAGGAAGCCAGGGAACATCAGAAGAGCTCTCGGAAGTGGACGTGCATTGCCATCATAGCTGGTGTTGTCCTCATTGTTGTCATGCTACTACCATTTTCACCACATATCTTGGCTCTCTTGTAG
- the LOC118031434 gene encoding vacuolar protein sorting-associated protein 28 homolog 2 — MEVKLWNDKREREVYENFAELYAIIKATEKLEKAYVRDIISSSQYENECQKLIAHFKTLASTFKDTVPSIERFADTYKMDCPAAINRLVTSGVPATVEHRAAAAASSTTSAAAVAECVQNFITAMDSLKLNMVAVDQVHPLLSDLSASLNKLSILPPDFDGKTKMKEWILRLSKMGAADELTEQQARQLHFDLESSYNSFMAALPSAGT; from the coding sequence ATGGAGGTCAAGCTATGGAACGACAAGCGCGAGAGAGAAGTGTATGAGAATTTTGCTGAGCTATATGCTATAATCAAAGCCACGGAGAAGCTTGAAAAGGCTTATGTTCGTGACATTATATCCTCATCTCAGTATGAAAATGAGTGCCAGAAACTCATTGCCCATTTCAAAACTTTGGCTTCCACTTTTAAAGACACAGTCCCTAGCATCGAGCGCTTTGCAGATACATACAAGATGGACTGCCCAGCTGCCATTAACAGGCTTGTGACCTCGGGGGTGCCTGCCACGGTGGAACACCGTGCTGCTGCAGCTGCCTCATCTACCACCTCAGCTGCTGCTGTGGCAGAGTGTGTTCAGAACTTCATCACAGCTATGGATTCGCTGAAGTTGAATATGGTGGCGGTGGACCAGGTGCATCCTTTGCTTTCAGATCTCTCGGCTTCACTGAACAAGTTGAGTATTTTGCCACCTGACTTTGATGGCAAGACAAAGATGAAAGAATGGATTTTGAGGTTGTCTAAGATGGGGGCAGCAGATGAGTTGACAGAGCAGCAGGCTCGGCAACTTCACTTTGATTTGGAGTCCTCGTACAATTCATTTATGGCAGCTTTGCCTAGTGCTGGCACTTGA
- the LOC118031435 gene encoding uncharacterized protein produces the protein MGSLSLSLKVILLSTSVLFLSLCLKISVPLVHDFSVNQAPLLWSSILSWLKPPYIYIIINCIIITIVASSRFHHSHSTANSTTTHDQIEKIPMDEYLHDEMKISTVEIQSHHFGGEQFVIEDKGLVNAVAVLEDSKNETVDSSENNLLLPENLSPMEKPLVSSRFGHRKFVKASPEGGRALRVAKPKRHETLENTWKTITEGRAMPLTRHVKKSETFKDTWENHGSQFNTSVVDPHEVKKSTTFKDRTNYQLPLVNSSSPSSGKLRKEPSLSQDELNRRVEAFIKKFNEEMRLQRQESLNQYKEMTSRGRRSTIRSYMARVDSAAPGHL, from the exons ATGGGTTCTCTTTCACTTTCCTTAAAAGTTATATTACTTTCAACGAGTGTGTTGTTCTTGTCCTTGTGTCTCAAAATCTCTGTTCCATTAGTGCATGATTTCTCTGTAAATCAAGCTCCTCTACTCTGGAGTTCAATCCTTTCTTGGCTTAAACCTCCTTATATTTACATTATCATAAACTGCATCATCATTACCATCGTTGCTTCCTCGCGTTTCCACCACAGCCACAGCACCGCTAATAGTACTACTACTCACGATCAAATTGAGAAAATCCCAATGGATGAGTATCTTCATGATGAGATGAAGATTTCCACAGTGGAGATTCAGTCTCATCATTTTGGTGGTGAGCAATTTGTTATTGAAGACAAGGGTCTTGTTAACGCTGTGGCAGTGCTAGAGGATAGCAAAAACGAAACGGTTGATTCGTCGGAGAACAATCTGTTGCTGCCGGAAAATCTTTCTCCTATGGAGAAACCCCTGGTTTCTTCTAGGTTCGGTCACCGGAAATTTGTTAAAGCTAGCCCTGAAG GTGGAAGGGCGTTAAGGGTGGCAAAGCCAAAACGGCACGAGACATTGGAGAACACATGGAAGACGATAACAGAGGGGCGTGCAATGCCCTTAACAAGGCACGTGAAGAAATCGGAGACGTTCAAGGACACGTGGGAGAACCATGGGAGTCAGTTTAACACAAGTGTCGTGGACCCACATGAAGTGAAGAAATCAACGACGTTCAAGGACAGGACCAATTATCAGCTGCCACTTGTGAACTCGTCTTCTCCTTCTTCAGGGAAATTAAGGAAAGAGCCTTCACTGAGTCAAGATGAGCTGAACCGGCGAGTTGAGGCttttattaagaaatttaaCGAGGAGATGAGGTTGCAAAGGCAAGAGTCATTGAATCAGTATAAGGAGATGACTAGCCGTGGAAGAAG GTCTACTATCCGTTCATATATGGCTCGAGTGGACTCAGCAGCTCCAGGGCACCTTTAA
- the LOC118031436 gene encoding ADP-ribosylation factor GTPase-activating protein AGD5 isoform X2: MRRLMFRKNLMQSTERYWKASLNYRRIGSALTAKASRGPRWASVNLGIFICMQCSGIHRSLGVHISKVRSATLDTWLPEQIAFIQSTGNERSNNYWEAELPPNYDRVGIENFIRAKYEEKRWVPRDGKVKSPSRGSGEGTSIYRPEPRSGHGRMNGTNHGSEERRITRPPITNDSSPASRSSTLAPVKASTPMPVKASQPVVRDTKPQEPVRKSEPAAPKVELEKKEESATKVETPPKVDYATELFNLLCMDDSRGSNSTTPAHDIGWTGLKAAEAKSTPERSGTSNFIESMTQPTLTSPPLQKPLEYSNNDPMNLFNKSSTVSPFSVQQQKLAMLSQQQQFHMTAAARTGGGSQTVPANAHRPGSNGVHLPAQSWGSYGYQVPGMVMPSTYPQTYIQMGSGQQTYSAGNSTNFPISSMYRPGPGAPINGVTNSNPTLPPPAFPVAPTQPAGYFDLSSLAQGMYTKR, encoded by the exons ATGAGAAGGCTAATGTTTCGAAAGAACTTAATGCAAAGCACAGAAAG ATACTGGAAAGCCTCCTTAAATTACCGGAGAATCGGGAGTGCGCTGACTGCAAAAGCAAGTAG AGGGCCTAGATGGGCTAGTGTGAATCTAGGAATCTTCATATGCATGCAGTGTTCAGGTATCCACAGGAGTCTTGGAGTACACATATCAAAG GTTAGATCAGCCACTTTAGACACGTGGCTTCCAGAGCAGATTGCATTTATCCAAT CTACAGGGAATGAGAGATCAAATAACTACTGGGAAGCAGAGTTGCCTCCTAATTATGACAGAGTTGGAATCGAGAATTTCATTCGAGCAAA ATATGAAGAGAAGAGATGGGTTCCTAGGGATGGAAAAGTCAAATCACCTTCGAGGGGGAGTGGAGAGGGGACCTCAATTTATAGACCAGAACCAAGAAGTGGGCATGGCCGAATGAATGGCACTAACCATGGTTCTGAGGAGAGAAGAATTACCCGTCCACCCATTACAAATGACAGTAGTCCTGCTTCGAGAAGTTCCACTCTGGCGCCTGTTAAAGCATCCACTCCAATGCCTGTTAAAGCATCTCAACCG GTGGTACGTGATACCAAACCACAAGAACCTGTGCGGAAGTCAGAACCAGCAGCCCCAAAAGTTGAAttagaaaagaaggaagaaagtgCAACCAAAGTTGAAACACCACCAAAAGTTGATTATGCAACTgaactttttaatttgctttgcATGGATGATTCTAGGGGGAGTAATTCCACGACTCCTGCTCATGATATTGGATGGACTGGTTTAAAAG CTGCTGAAGCAAAATCAACACCAGAGAGAAGTGGTAcatcaaattttattgaaagcATGACACAACCAACCTTAACTTCACCTCCTTTACAGAAACCCCTAGAGTATTCAAATAATGATCCTATGAACCTCTTCAACAAG TCCAGTACGGTTTCTCCGTTTTCCGTCCAGCAACAGAAACTTGCAATGTTATCCCAGCAACAGCAATTCCACATGACTGCTGCAGCAAGGACTGGTGGTGGATCCCAAACCGTTCCTGCCAATGCACATAGACCCGGTTCCAATGGCGTTCACTTACCTGCTCAGAGTTGGGGAAGCTATGGCTATCAAGTTCCTGGGATGGTGATGCCAAGCACTTATCCACAGACATATATTCAG ATGGGAAGCGGCCAGCAAACCTATTCAGCAGGGAATTCAACTAATTTCCCAATATCAAG CATGTATAGGCCAGGGCCAGGAGCTCCTATCAATGGCGTGACGAACTCGAATCCAACTCTGCCTCCTCCAGCATTCCCTGTTGCTCCAACTCAGCCCGCAGGATACTTCGATCTCTCATCGTTGGCACAAGGGATGTATACAAAACGGTGA
- the LOC118031436 gene encoding ADP-ribosylation factor GTPase-activating protein AGD5 isoform X1 yields the protein MNEKANVSKELNAKHRKILESLLKLPENRECADCKSKGPRWASVNLGIFICMQCSGIHRSLGVHISKVRSATLDTWLPEQIAFIQSTGNERSNNYWEAELPPNYDRVGIENFIRAKYEEKRWVPRDGKVKSPSRGSGEGTSIYRPEPRSGHGRMNGTNHGSEERRITRPPITNDSSPASRSSTLAPVKASTPMPVKASQPVVRDTKPQEPVRKSEPAAPKVELEKKEESATKVETPPKVDYATELFNLLCMDDSRGSNSTTPAHDIGWTGLKAAEAKSTPERSGTSNFIESMTQPTLTSPPLQKPLEYSNNDPMNLFNKSSTVSPFSVQQQKLAMLSQQQQFHMTAAARTGGGSQTVPANAHRPGSNGVHLPAQSWGSYGYQVPGMVMPSTYPQTYIQMGSGQQTYSAGNSTNFPISSMYRPGPGAPINGVTNSNPTLPPPAFPVAPTQPAGYFDLSSLAQGMYTKR from the exons ATGAATGAGAAGGCTAATGTTTCGAAAGAACTTAATGCAAAGCACAGAAAG ATACTGGAAAGCCTCCTTAAATTACCGGAGAATCGGGAGTGCGCTGACTGCAAAAGCAA AGGGCCTAGATGGGCTAGTGTGAATCTAGGAATCTTCATATGCATGCAGTGTTCAGGTATCCACAGGAGTCTTGGAGTACACATATCAAAG GTTAGATCAGCCACTTTAGACACGTGGCTTCCAGAGCAGATTGCATTTATCCAAT CTACAGGGAATGAGAGATCAAATAACTACTGGGAAGCAGAGTTGCCTCCTAATTATGACAGAGTTGGAATCGAGAATTTCATTCGAGCAAA ATATGAAGAGAAGAGATGGGTTCCTAGGGATGGAAAAGTCAAATCACCTTCGAGGGGGAGTGGAGAGGGGACCTCAATTTATAGACCAGAACCAAGAAGTGGGCATGGCCGAATGAATGGCACTAACCATGGTTCTGAGGAGAGAAGAATTACCCGTCCACCCATTACAAATGACAGTAGTCCTGCTTCGAGAAGTTCCACTCTGGCGCCTGTTAAAGCATCCACTCCAATGCCTGTTAAAGCATCTCAACCG GTGGTACGTGATACCAAACCACAAGAACCTGTGCGGAAGTCAGAACCAGCAGCCCCAAAAGTTGAAttagaaaagaaggaagaaagtgCAACCAAAGTTGAAACACCACCAAAAGTTGATTATGCAACTgaactttttaatttgctttgcATGGATGATTCTAGGGGGAGTAATTCCACGACTCCTGCTCATGATATTGGATGGACTGGTTTAAAAG CTGCTGAAGCAAAATCAACACCAGAGAGAAGTGGTAcatcaaattttattgaaagcATGACACAACCAACCTTAACTTCACCTCCTTTACAGAAACCCCTAGAGTATTCAAATAATGATCCTATGAACCTCTTCAACAAG TCCAGTACGGTTTCTCCGTTTTCCGTCCAGCAACAGAAACTTGCAATGTTATCCCAGCAACAGCAATTCCACATGACTGCTGCAGCAAGGACTGGTGGTGGATCCCAAACCGTTCCTGCCAATGCACATAGACCCGGTTCCAATGGCGTTCACTTACCTGCTCAGAGTTGGGGAAGCTATGGCTATCAAGTTCCTGGGATGGTGATGCCAAGCACTTATCCACAGACATATATTCAG ATGGGAAGCGGCCAGCAAACCTATTCAGCAGGGAATTCAACTAATTTCCCAATATCAAG CATGTATAGGCCAGGGCCAGGAGCTCCTATCAATGGCGTGACGAACTCGAATCCAACTCTGCCTCCTCCAGCATTCCCTGTTGCTCCAACTCAGCCCGCAGGATACTTCGATCTCTCATCGTTGGCACAAGGGATGTATACAAAACGGTGA
- the LOC118031436 gene encoding ADP-ribosylation factor GTPase-activating protein AGD5 isoform X3, giving the protein MRDQITTGKQSCLLIMTELESRISFEQKKRWVPRDGKVKSPSRGSGEGTSIYRPEPRSGHGRMNGTNHGSEERRITRPPITNDSSPASRSSTLAPVKASTPMPVKASQPVVRDTKPQEPVRKSEPAAPKVELEKKEESATKVETPPKVDYATELFNLLCMDDSRGSNSTTPAHDIGWTGLKAAEAKSTPERSGTSNFIESMTQPTLTSPPLQKPLEYSNNDPMNLFNKSSTVSPFSVQQQKLAMLSQQQQFHMTAAARTGGGSQTVPANAHRPGSNGVHLPAQSWGSYGYQVPGMVMPSTYPQTYIQMGSGQQTYSAGNSTNFPISSMYRPGPGAPINGVTNSNPTLPPPAFPVAPTQPAGYFDLSSLAQGMYTKR; this is encoded by the exons ATGAGAGATCAAATAACTACTGGGAAGCAGAGTTGCCTCCTAATTATGACAGAGTTGGAATCGAGAATTTCATTCGAGCAAA AGAAGAGATGGGTTCCTAGGGATGGAAAAGTCAAATCACCTTCGAGGGGGAGTGGAGAGGGGACCTCAATTTATAGACCAGAACCAAGAAGTGGGCATGGCCGAATGAATGGCACTAACCATGGTTCTGAGGAGAGAAGAATTACCCGTCCACCCATTACAAATGACAGTAGTCCTGCTTCGAGAAGTTCCACTCTGGCGCCTGTTAAAGCATCCACTCCAATGCCTGTTAAAGCATCTCAACCG GTGGTACGTGATACCAAACCACAAGAACCTGTGCGGAAGTCAGAACCAGCAGCCCCAAAAGTTGAAttagaaaagaaggaagaaagtgCAACCAAAGTTGAAACACCACCAAAAGTTGATTATGCAACTgaactttttaatttgctttgcATGGATGATTCTAGGGGGAGTAATTCCACGACTCCTGCTCATGATATTGGATGGACTGGTTTAAAAG CTGCTGAAGCAAAATCAACACCAGAGAGAAGTGGTAcatcaaattttattgaaagcATGACACAACCAACCTTAACTTCACCTCCTTTACAGAAACCCCTAGAGTATTCAAATAATGATCCTATGAACCTCTTCAACAAG TCCAGTACGGTTTCTCCGTTTTCCGTCCAGCAACAGAAACTTGCAATGTTATCCCAGCAACAGCAATTCCACATGACTGCTGCAGCAAGGACTGGTGGTGGATCCCAAACCGTTCCTGCCAATGCACATAGACCCGGTTCCAATGGCGTTCACTTACCTGCTCAGAGTTGGGGAAGCTATGGCTATCAAGTTCCTGGGATGGTGATGCCAAGCACTTATCCACAGACATATATTCAG ATGGGAAGCGGCCAGCAAACCTATTCAGCAGGGAATTCAACTAATTTCCCAATATCAAG CATGTATAGGCCAGGGCCAGGAGCTCCTATCAATGGCGTGACGAACTCGAATCCAACTCTGCCTCCTCCAGCATTCCCTGTTGCTCCAACTCAGCCCGCAGGATACTTCGATCTCTCATCGTTGGCACAAGGGATGTATACAAAACGGTGA